The Oncorhynchus nerka isolate Pitt River linkage group LG24, Oner_Uvic_2.0, whole genome shotgun sequence genome has a window encoding:
- the LOC115119803 gene encoding AP-1 complex subunit sigma-2 isoform X2 — protein MQFMLLFSRQGKLRLQKWYVPLSDKEKKKITRELVQTVLARKPKMCSFLEWRDLKVVYKRYASLYFCCAIENQDNELITLEIIHRYVELLDKYFGSVCELDIIFNFEKAYFILDEFLLGGEAQDTSKKNVLKAIEQADLLQEPRHEYFNVPVY, from the exons ATGCAGTTCATGCTGCTGTTCAGTAGGCAGGGGAAGCTGCGTCTCCAGAAGTGGTATGTTCCTCTGTCTgataaggagaagaagaagattaCCAGAGAGCTGGTCCAGACGGTTCTGGCTAGGAAACCAAAGATGTGTTCATTTCTGGAGTGGAGAGACCTCAAGGTTGTTTACAAGAG GTATGCCAGCCTGTATTTCTGCTGTGCCATAGAGAACCAGGACAACGAGCTGATCACACTAGAGATCATCCACAGATATGTGGAACTACTGGATAAGTACTTTGGCAGT gtGTGTGAGCTGGACATCATATTTAACTTTGAGAAGGCCTACTTCATCCTGGATGAGTTCTTGCTGGGAGGAGAGGCTCAGGACACGTCTAAGAAGAATGTACTAAAGGCTATAGAACAAGCTGACCTACTGCAGGAG
- the LOC115119803 gene encoding AP-1 complex subunit sigma-2 isoform X1 — MQFMLLFSRQGKLRLQKWYVPLSDKEKKKITRELVQTVLARKPKMCSFLEWRDLKVVYKRYASLYFCCAIENQDNELITLEIIHRYVELLDKYFGSVCELDIIFNFEKAYFILDEFLLGGEAQDTSKKNVLKAIEQADLLQEIQNEDWGGLPNEEIL; from the exons ATGCAGTTCATGCTGCTGTTCAGTAGGCAGGGGAAGCTGCGTCTCCAGAAGTGGTATGTTCCTCTGTCTgataaggagaagaagaagattaCCAGAGAGCTGGTCCAGACGGTTCTGGCTAGGAAACCAAAGATGTGTTCATTTCTGGAGTGGAGAGACCTCAAGGTTGTTTACAAGAG GTATGCCAGCCTGTATTTCTGCTGTGCCATAGAGAACCAGGACAACGAGCTGATCACACTAGAGATCATCCACAGATATGTGGAACTACTGGATAAGTACTTTGGCAGT gtGTGTGAGCTGGACATCATATTTAACTTTGAGAAGGCCTACTTCATCCTGGATGAGTTCTTGCTGGGAGGAGAGGCTCAGGACACGTCTAAGAAGAATGTACTAAAGGCTATAGAACAAGCTGACCTACTGCAGGAG